In Alkalihalobacillus sp. FSL W8-0930, a single window of DNA contains:
- a CDS encoding DUF2254 domain-containing protein: MHPVQYIKRTYQRLNSLSYHQMKYSLKSNVWLICLAYGFIGFLFAVLAWYLDMHLKIGTEATDFFQADYELTRQIVSSLVAGIITLNAFTLNSILVVLTNFSGQFTPRMLTTFISDRRTRHLIGIFNMAFVFILLTFFVLDEAVASHYSAIPILTVLFMLIAVGSFVIFISHTINWMQVPNIMQHMKDESQQQILTTLVRDLEEYRTTEPQRNLADQLEGEGITITASKTGYIQIVDYKRLIEYAESVDTVIEFERRIGEFVLKGSPLLTYWKTGRYPIDPDEINKRVFIGSKKTEVQDIEFGINKLKEIAIKALGNDDPHTTSNAIFQLSDLLLSISQVSRFSPYLTDSNNELRVIIRKESFAFYLNSTFSHICLYAKRDPVITNNILEAISLLVEAIDDVYHDCSWEFALMVAKGYEASFSFEYNEQSYYQTLEKISNTTNNEDAYKKFLEELDEKRKNQDV; the protein is encoded by the coding sequence TTGCATCCGGTTCAATACATAAAACGCACATACCAACGTTTGAACAGCCTGTCCTATCATCAAATGAAATATAGCCTTAAATCAAATGTTTGGTTGATCTGTTTAGCCTATGGCTTTATCGGTTTTCTTTTTGCCGTTCTTGCCTGGTATTTAGACATGCATCTTAAGATTGGTACAGAGGCAACAGATTTTTTTCAGGCAGATTATGAATTAACAAGACAAATTGTTAGTTCTCTTGTGGCCGGTATTATTACACTCAATGCGTTCACGCTAAACTCTATCTTAGTTGTTCTCACAAATTTCTCCGGTCAGTTTACACCACGAATGCTAACAACCTTTATCTCCGATCGTCGTACACGTCATTTGATCGGTATTTTTAATATGGCATTTGTGTTTATTCTTCTGACCTTTTTTGTGTTGGATGAAGCGGTAGCCTCACATTATTCAGCCATCCCCATACTAACCGTGCTCTTTATGCTGATTGCTGTTGGATCGTTTGTTATCTTTATCAGTCATACGATTAATTGGATGCAGGTTCCAAATATTATGCAGCACATGAAGGATGAATCACAGCAACAAATTCTCACAACATTAGTTAGAGATTTAGAAGAATACCGTACAACAGAACCACAACGAAATTTGGCTGATCAGCTTGAAGGTGAAGGAATTACGATCACAGCTTCTAAAACAGGCTATATCCAAATCGTTGATTACAAACGTCTCATTGAATACGCTGAGTCTGTAGATACCGTCATCGAATTTGAAAGACGAATTGGCGAATTTGTATTAAAAGGCTCTCCATTACTCACCTATTGGAAAACGGGCCGTTATCCAATCGATCCCGATGAGATTAACAAGCGTGTCTTTATTGGCTCAAAAAAAACAGAGGTACAGGATATTGAGTTCGGCATTAACAAACTAAAAGAAATTGCGATTAAGGCACTCGGCAACGATGACCCACACACAACATCTAACGCAATTTTTCAGCTGTCAGATTTATTGCTATCAATCTCTCAGGTTTCAAGATTCTCACCTTATTTAACAGATTCAAACAATGAATTACGTGTCATTATTCGTAAGGAATCGTTTGCCTTTTACTTAAACTCTACGTTTTCACACATCTGCTTGTACGCCAAAAGAGATCCCGTGATTACAAACAATATTCTGGAGGCCATCAGTCTGTTGGTCGAAGCGATAGATGACGTATACCACGATTGTTCATGGGAATTCGCTTTAATGGTCGCAAAGGGGTATGAAGCCTCATTTTCCTTTGAATACAATGAACAATCTTACTATCAAACGCTTGAAAAGATTTCAAATACAACAAACAATGAGGATGCATATAAGAAATTTTTAGAGGAATTAGACGAGAAAAGAAAAAATCAGGATGTTTAA
- a CDS encoding GNAT family N-acetyltransferase, with protein sequence MTVEITKVHTESEIHTLAEQAVGIWNEHYIGIITKEQVDYMIGKFQSAEAVTRQIETEGYEYFNLNVNQAPIGYLAVKEEGSRLFLSKLYMLKEARGKGYASEAMSFLENLCKQRDLEVLWLTVNRENRHTIEVYKKKGFKIVAEEVNDIGHGFVMDDYIMEKKVK encoded by the coding sequence ATGACAGTAGAGATTACAAAGGTACATACAGAGAGTGAGATCCATACACTGGCTGAGCAAGCTGTTGGGATCTGGAACGAACACTACATCGGTATCATTACGAAGGAACAGGTAGATTATATGATCGGAAAATTTCAATCGGCTGAGGCAGTGACGCGTCAGATTGAAACGGAAGGTTATGAGTATTTTAATTTAAATGTTAATCAAGCTCCAATAGGGTACTTGGCTGTGAAAGAGGAAGGATCTAGGCTTTTCCTAAGTAAGTTATACATGCTTAAAGAAGCTAGAGGCAAAGGATATGCGAGTGAAGCCATGTCGTTTCTAGAGAATCTATGTAAACAAAGAGATCTTGAAGTACTTTGGTTAACCGTGAATCGTGAAAACCGTCATACGATTGAAGTTTATAAAAAGAAAGGATTTAAGATTGTCGCAGAGGAAGTGAACGATATCGGACACGGCTTTGTGATGGACGATTATATTATGGAAAAAAAAGTGAAGTGA
- a CDS encoding alcohol dehydrogenase catalytic domain-containing protein, whose translation MKAVTFQGKENIQMKEVSAPSIQENTDIIVRITASGICGSDLHLYHGGIVPEQDYVIGHEPMGIVEEVGSEVKSLKKGDRVVIPFNVSCGDCHYCNHQMESQCDNSNNSPHSDAGGLFGFAEDFGNHPGGQAEYLRVPYGDSTSFKLPESSELEDEQVVFLSDVIPTAYWSVEHSGVKDGDTVIVLGSGPIGLMTQKFAWMKGAKRVIAVDQVDHRLEHGKRTNHVETYNFKDNPELGSQLHELTEGGADVVIDCVGMDGTVPNGQTFGSEFDNQFGTISPIITASQSVRKFGTVQLTGVYGTEANGFPIGDFFTRNVSLKMGQAPVVHLMPKLYDMIEAGTFDPTDIITHKVALEDAAEAYRVFDKKEEGSIKTIFKP comes from the coding sequence ATGAAAGCTGTAACGTTTCAGGGTAAAGAAAACATCCAGATGAAAGAGGTAAGCGCACCATCGATTCAAGAGAATACAGATATCATTGTTCGTATCACGGCAAGTGGTATTTGTGGATCTGACCTTCACTTATACCACGGTGGGATCGTTCCAGAACAAGATTATGTGATTGGTCACGAGCCAATGGGTATTGTGGAAGAAGTAGGTTCAGAGGTTAAGAGCCTTAAAAAAGGTGACCGTGTTGTTATTCCTTTTAATGTAAGCTGTGGAGATTGCCATTACTGCAATCATCAAATGGAAAGTCAGTGCGACAATTCTAACAATAGCCCACATTCGGATGCAGGCGGTCTGTTTGGGTTTGCTGAAGATTTTGGTAACCATCCGGGTGGACAAGCAGAATACTTACGTGTCCCTTATGGTGACTCAACTTCATTTAAATTACCTGAATCAAGTGAGCTTGAGGATGAGCAGGTAGTCTTTTTATCAGATGTTATTCCGACAGCTTATTGGAGTGTAGAGCATAGTGGTGTTAAAGATGGCGACACAGTCATTGTACTTGGATCTGGTCCAATCGGGTTAATGACGCAAAAGTTCGCCTGGATGAAAGGCGCCAAACGTGTCATTGCCGTCGATCAGGTTGATCATCGCCTTGAACACGGAAAACGTACGAATCATGTGGAGACCTATAATTTCAAAGACAACCCAGAGCTTGGCAGTCAGCTGCATGAACTTACAGAAGGTGGCGCGGACGTTGTCATAGATTGCGTGGGAATGGACGGAACCGTACCAAACGGTCAAACCTTTGGATCTGAGTTCGATAATCAGTTTGGAACGATTTCACCAATCATTACGGCAAGTCAGTCGGTTCGTAAGTTCGGTACAGTTCAATTAACCGGTGTGTATGGAACAGAAGCAAACGGCTTTCCAATCGGTGATTTCTTCACTCGAAATGTCAGCTTAAAAATGGGACAAGCACCTGTAGTTCACTTGATGCCAAAGCTATACGATATGATTGAAGCAGGCACATTTGACCCAACAGATATCATTACGCACAAAGTGGCACTTGAAGACGCAGCAGAAGCCTATCGTGTGTTTGATAAAAAAGAAGAAGGTAGTATTAAGACTATTTTCAAACCGTAA
- a CDS encoding GerAB/ArcD/ProY family transporter, with protein MQLYDHPDITRQLSPFFSFFIIIGVQISVGILGFERFIVIKAGHDAWISIIIAGLATHVIIWMMYTLLNKSNGDLVTIHLMTFGPYLGYLLNLFFICYYSLLAYTVICTYTEVLETWMFQDVYSWVFTLLFITIAYSYMTKGIRVVTGLAVLSLFIAFPLIVTIFFTLRDSQIENLEPIFNHSILDIVKGSKAMALNVLGLCVLLMIYPFFKNPRASQKWTHLGLFFNMSMYMIAIILTISYYSKTQLQQTIWPTITLWKAVNLGVIERFEYIGVSLWLFVVLPSICLLLWSASRLAKRVMPMKQRTWLRLLCLILFVLSFTINGRIKVETLNDITATIGFYVLFGYIPFLFICFVISQFLRKRRVRA; from the coding sequence ATGCAACTTTATGATCATCCAGATATCACGCGTCAACTCTCACCGTTCTTTAGCTTTTTTATTATAATTGGTGTGCAGATTAGTGTTGGTATTCTTGGTTTTGAGCGGTTTATCGTGATAAAAGCAGGCCATGATGCGTGGATTTCTATCATTATTGCTGGACTAGCTACCCATGTCATCATCTGGATGATGTATACACTTTTGAATAAAAGCAATGGAGATCTAGTCACCATTCACTTAATGACGTTCGGGCCATACCTTGGCTACCTTTTAAATCTTTTTTTCATTTGTTATTATTCGTTGCTCGCCTACACCGTTATTTGCACGTATACAGAGGTTCTAGAAACATGGATGTTCCAAGATGTATATTCGTGGGTGTTCACTCTCTTATTCATAACCATTGCATATAGCTATATGACAAAGGGCATTCGAGTGGTAACGGGACTGGCGGTTCTTAGCTTGTTCATTGCGTTCCCTCTAATCGTTACAATCTTTTTCACTCTCCGTGACTCTCAAATTGAAAACCTTGAACCCATTTTTAATCATTCCATTCTTGATATTGTGAAAGGGTCAAAAGCCATGGCATTAAATGTTTTGGGTCTATGTGTACTTTTAATGATTTATCCCTTTTTCAAGAATCCCCGCGCTTCGCAAAAATGGACGCACCTTGGTCTGTTTTTTAACATGAGCATGTATATGATTGCGATCATTCTAACCATTTCTTATTATAGTAAAACTCAATTGCAGCAAACCATTTGGCCAACCATTACATTATGGAAAGCTGTAAATCTTGGCGTCATTGAGCGTTTTGAGTACATAGGAGTATCATTGTGGCTGTTTGTTGTTCTCCCATCAATCTGCTTACTTTTATGGTCAGCAAGCCGATTAGCTAAACGAGTGATGCCAATGAAACAGCGTACATGGCTACGGTTGTTATGTCTTATCTTATTTGTTCTTTCCTTTACGATTAATGGACGTATCAAAGTTGAAACATTAAACGATATAACTGCAACGATTGGATTTTACGTACTTTTTGGATATATTCCATTCCTATTTATTTGCTTTGTGATTAGTCAATTTCTTAGAAAAAGGAGAGTGAGAGCATGA
- a CDS encoding Ger(x)C family spore germination protein, whose protein sequence is MRKVCALVFCFLMICGCAPRPKVIEELQLIQALGYDVHHEDEFRTVAGSQIILPGEEEALPNAVVFSASGDTSRITRKKMQTESSKLLVLGRMNLLLFQDKLAEQGIFYFLDILQRDPVIGRNVKPAIVEGSVYDLLTQDYKLDITVYEYLNDLIEESEEEIFPKVTLHSLLYHYYEEGSDMYLPMIKPHKDRARVTGLALFKEDQCVYKLNVRQASYLKLLRERFSGGFYQIDLADDNHVSVENVQVSQSYTIKRDTDGGFVTSIDVQLEGAINELGDNKGETRSYSMKELEQYGVNQFQERLSSLVHLFQELEIDPLALGSIAKNRIRGLTMEEWYESYPSMDTKVNVELTLVHSGIIDESEK, encoded by the coding sequence ATGAGAAAGGTGTGTGCACTTGTCTTCTGTTTTCTGATGATTTGTGGGTGTGCCCCTCGTCCAAAGGTAATAGAAGAGCTACAATTAATACAGGCATTAGGTTACGACGTTCATCACGAGGATGAATTTCGTACCGTAGCGGGATCTCAAATTATTCTCCCGGGTGAAGAAGAAGCACTTCCTAATGCAGTTGTATTTAGTGCATCCGGAGACACGTCTCGCATCACCAGAAAGAAAATGCAAACAGAGTCATCTAAACTACTTGTTTTAGGGCGTATGAATCTATTGCTATTCCAAGATAAGTTGGCAGAACAAGGAATCTTTTATTTTTTAGATATTCTTCAACGAGATCCCGTCATTGGCCGAAATGTAAAACCCGCTATCGTTGAAGGATCAGTCTATGACCTTCTTACACAGGATTACAAACTCGATATTACTGTGTATGAATACCTAAACGATCTCATTGAAGAAAGTGAAGAAGAGATCTTCCCTAAAGTGACTTTGCACTCTTTGTTGTATCACTATTATGAGGAAGGAAGCGACATGTATCTTCCAATGATTAAACCACACAAAGATCGTGCCCGGGTGACTGGCTTAGCCTTATTCAAAGAGGATCAATGTGTCTATAAACTAAATGTTAGGCAAGCCTCCTATCTTAAGTTACTAAGAGAACGATTTTCAGGAGGGTTTTATCAAATTGATCTAGCCGATGACAATCACGTTAGTGTTGAGAATGTGCAAGTTAGCCAGTCGTACACAATTAAGAGGGATACAGATGGTGGTTTTGTCACCTCCATCGATGTTCAATTAGAAGGAGCTATCAATGAACTAGGAGATAATAAGGGAGAGACTCGTTCCTACAGTATGAAAGAACTTGAACAGTATGGTGTAAATCAATTTCAAGAAAGGCTTTCCTCGCTTGTTCATTTATTTCAGGAATTAGAGATTGATCCATTAGCATTAGGCTCTATAGCCAAGAATCGGATCAGAGGGTTGACCATGGAAGAATGGTACGAATCCTATCCCTCTATGGATACGAAAGTAAATGTAGAACTTACCCTTGTTCATAGTGGCATTATAGATGAGTCAGAGAAGTGA
- a CDS encoding catalase, which translates to MAANETDQTLTNRQGQPIVDNQNIKTVSNRGPSTLENYDFLEKISHFDRERIPERVVHGRGAGAHGIFQSYGKVGDDPISKYTRAKVFTNTDVETPVFVRFSTVTHGTHSPESLRDPRGFAVKFYTEDGNWDLVGNNLKIFFIRDAMKFPDLIHAFKPDPVTNTQDPARIFDFISNTPEATHMITFLFSPWGIPANYRQMQGSGVNTYKWVNNEGKGVLVKYHWEPLQGIRNLTQEVAEKIQAEDFNHATVDLYQAIEEGNYPEWELYVQIIEDHDHPELDFDPLDDTKLWYKDKFPWHKVGKMTLNRNPKNYFAEVEQAAFGTGVLVDGLEFSDDKMLQGRTFSYSDTQRHRVGANYLQLPINAPKKRVATNQRDGQMTYYVDTPPSHNPHINYEPSVEGLKEAKRNGKPHEPEVSGRVVKEPIDRPNNFGQAGETYNRLSDWEKDELIKNLVAGISQADERVQTQMIHNLTEADSDYGRRVKEGIESFKKRGAMKPSAVEEAEQLSEPSSPY; encoded by the coding sequence ATGGCAGCGAACGAAACAGATCAAACGTTAACCAATCGACAGGGACAACCTATTGTTGATAATCAAAACATCAAAACCGTTTCAAATCGAGGGCCGTCCACACTTGAGAACTATGATTTCTTAGAAAAAATTAGTCACTTTGATCGTGAACGTATCCCTGAACGTGTGGTCCATGGTCGTGGGGCAGGTGCACACGGGATCTTCCAATCGTATGGAAAAGTAGGGGATGATCCGATCTCAAAGTATACGCGTGCCAAAGTATTTACGAACACAGATGTAGAAACACCTGTGTTTGTTCGCTTCTCTACTGTTACACATGGTACCCATTCACCAGAATCATTACGAGATCCTCGTGGGTTTGCCGTTAAATTTTACACAGAGGATGGCAACTGGGATTTGGTAGGGAACAATCTCAAGATCTTTTTTATTCGTGATGCGATGAAGTTTCCTGATTTGATTCATGCCTTTAAACCGGATCCAGTTACAAATACACAGGATCCTGCGCGCATCTTTGATTTCATATCAAACACACCTGAAGCGACACATATGATTACTTTCTTGTTTTCACCGTGGGGGATTCCGGCCAATTACAGGCAGATGCAGGGTTCTGGTGTGAATACATACAAGTGGGTCAACAATGAAGGCAAAGGTGTACTTGTGAAGTATCACTGGGAGCCGCTTCAAGGCATTAGAAACTTAACGCAGGAAGTAGCTGAAAAGATCCAAGCAGAAGATTTTAACCATGCGACAGTGGACCTATATCAGGCGATTGAGGAAGGAAATTATCCTGAGTGGGAGCTCTATGTGCAGATCATTGAGGACCACGATCATCCAGAGCTGGATTTTGATCCGCTGGATGATACGAAGCTATGGTACAAAGATAAGTTTCCATGGCATAAAGTAGGAAAGATGACGCTAAATCGTAATCCGAAAAACTACTTTGCTGAAGTGGAGCAAGCCGCATTTGGAACAGGCGTATTGGTTGATGGATTGGAATTTTCAGATGACAAGATGCTTCAAGGACGGACATTCAGTTACTCTGATACGCAGCGACATAGAGTTGGGGCGAATTATTTACAGCTTCCGATTAATGCACCTAAGAAACGAGTGGCAACAAACCAACGTGATGGGCAGATGACTTATTACGTAGATACACCACCTTCTCACAATCCACATATTAATTATGAACCATCGGTAGAAGGGCTAAAAGAAGCGAAGCGAAACGGAAAGCCACATGAGCCTGAAGTAAGTGGCCGCGTAGTGAAAGAGCCAATTGACCGACCAAATAACTTCGGTCAGGCGGGAGAGACCTACAATCGTTTATCTGACTGGGAAAAAGATGAGTTAATCAAAAACCTTGTCGCAGGAATTAGCCAAGCCGACGAACGAGTGCAAACCCAGATGATTCATAACCTAACTGAAGCGGACTCAGACTACGGTCGCAGAGTGAAAGAGGGCATTGAATCGTTCAAAAAACGAGGCGCTATGAAACCATCCGCTGTAGAAGAAGCAGAGCAATTAAGTGAACCATCTAGTCCTTATTAA
- a CDS encoding citrate synthase/methylcitrate synthase: MLKRGLEGVIVAETVIGDVDGQKGQLLYRGYNAADLAETKSFEEVAFLLLNGELPTSEERKEFETELIEKRSLPKSIQTLMHSLPLSLSIMDVLRTCVSSLNSKATWPPTKAEAIQLIALFPTIIATWVCHTKGEDLPNTDPTLNHVDHYFYLLTGKKPEPAQSAALTAYLVLTMEHGMNASTFAARVVSSTESDLPSAICGALGAMKGPLHGGAPTGVLQLLKDVQTSSDKPERVLRKKLDAGEKLMGFGHRVYKTYDPRAVALRNVLQKSGDDHHALQDAVTLEALITQLLAEYKPGRKLHVNVEYYAAAVMDALQLDSNWFTPTFCVSRIVGWSAHVLEQSVDNRIFRPSQEYTGGVK; encoded by the coding sequence ATGTTAAAACGAGGATTAGAAGGAGTTATTGTTGCAGAGACAGTGATTGGAGACGTAGATGGACAAAAAGGACAGTTGCTTTACAGAGGATACAACGCAGCCGATCTGGCAGAGACAAAAAGCTTTGAAGAAGTAGCCTTTCTTCTTTTAAATGGGGAGCTGCCGACTTCCGAAGAACGTAAGGAGTTTGAGACAGAACTCATCGAAAAAAGAAGCCTTCCAAAAAGTATTCAAACACTTATGCACTCGCTCCCGTTATCACTTTCTATTATGGATGTCCTGCGTACATGTGTTTCTAGCTTAAATAGTAAAGCCACCTGGCCCCCTACCAAAGCAGAGGCCATTCAACTCATTGCCCTTTTTCCAACAATCATTGCCACATGGGTTTGCCATACCAAAGGAGAAGACCTTCCTAACACAGATCCAACACTAAATCACGTAGATCATTATTTTTATTTACTCACTGGTAAAAAGCCCGAGCCTGCGCAAAGTGCAGCATTAACTGCTTACCTCGTTTTAACAATGGAGCATGGGATGAATGCATCTACATTTGCAGCGCGAGTCGTTTCCTCAACTGAATCGGACCTGCCATCGGCAATCTGCGGCGCACTCGGTGCGATGAAGGGGCCACTGCACGGCGGTGCACCCACAGGAGTCCTGCAATTATTAAAGGATGTGCAGACTTCATCAGACAAGCCGGAACGTGTTCTGCGAAAGAAATTAGATGCAGGAGAGAAGCTCATGGGGTTTGGCCATCGCGTTTATAAAACGTATGATCCAAGGGCCGTAGCGCTTCGGAACGTTTTACAGAAGTCTGGAGACGACCACCATGCACTTCAGGATGCAGTTACCCTTGAAGCGCTGATCACACAGCTTCTTGCTGAATACAAGCCTGGTCGCAAGCTGCATGTCAACGTCGAATACTATGCAGCCGCCGTAATGGATGCACTTCAACTCGATTCCAATTGGTTCACACCCACTTTTTGTGTCAGCAGGATCGTAGGCTGGTCAGCCCATGTGCTGGAGCAATCAGTCGATAATCGAATCTTCCGTCCTAGTCAGGAGTATACTGGAGGCGTGAAGTAA
- a CDS encoding LysR family transcriptional regulator, which yields MHWIESFLAAAHYENFRKAASSLYVSQPTVTVHIHQLEKLVGAELFERTGRRVVLTHFGREFVPHARAMLATYRAGMSHMDKKIQGFLKEVRVAVSPLIATSYLPHWIKVFTKDHPNTEVKIEVMESKFIGSAVSEGEVDIGLSRMPVLSNQLSCKQIQSENVVFVVPHDGRDVESGGPIDAEAILSEQVLLTHNHPMYWDEILLFCKRLVPTIREMKVSQVHVTKRFIEEGLGCSFLPLSAVRRELAEGRMLEGELPSLTLPVVSTYLLTKSPSNEAIALEETILHLT from the coding sequence ATGCATTGGATTGAAAGCTTTCTAGCAGCAGCCCACTACGAAAATTTTCGAAAGGCGGCTTCTTCGCTTTATGTGTCCCAGCCAACTGTAACGGTTCATATTCATCAGCTTGAAAAGCTTGTTGGCGCCGAATTATTTGAGCGCACTGGGCGAAGGGTTGTACTTACTCATTTCGGACGGGAATTTGTTCCACATGCGCGTGCCATGCTTGCGACGTATCGTGCGGGGATGTCACACATGGATAAGAAAATACAAGGCTTTCTAAAAGAAGTTCGAGTAGCTGTTTCTCCCCTTATCGCAACAAGCTATCTTCCACATTGGATTAAAGTATTTACGAAGGATCATCCCAATACGGAAGTGAAGATTGAGGTCATGGAATCAAAATTCATCGGATCTGCAGTTAGTGAGGGAGAGGTGGACATTGGGTTGTCTCGAATGCCAGTCCTGTCCAATCAACTGTCTTGCAAGCAGATACAGTCTGAAAATGTGGTATTTGTGGTCCCGCATGATGGGCGTGACGTGGAAAGTGGGGGTCCAATTGATGCTGAAGCGATTCTATCAGAGCAGGTTCTATTAACTCATAACCATCCCATGTATTGGGACGAGATTCTCCTTTTCTGTAAACGTCTTGTACCTACCATAAGGGAGATGAAAGTGTCTCAGGTTCATGTAACAAAACGGTTTATCGAGGAGGGGTTAGGCTGTTCGTTCCTCCCACTGTCTGCAGTAAGAAGGGAGCTCGCTGAAGGAAGAATGCTAGAAGGAGAGCTACCATCACTCACTTTGCCTGTGGTCTCCACATACCTCTTAACCAAATCCCCGTCTAATGAAGCGATTGCGCTTGAGGAAACCATCTTACATCTAACCTGA
- a CDS encoding DUF3139 domain-containing protein has protein sequence MMRKLLMVIFTVLLVLAFLSFLGFIYFLFYGNPFLRNERIGQVEEHIVEYNGSLDNIDDIDARWLSSRGDFDINVVYKDEPELTYVYLYSGGIILDSIFDGEPFRSGDRLEEGKNGSIEEEGNS, from the coding sequence ATGATGAGGAAATTATTAATGGTGATTTTTACTGTGTTACTAGTTTTAGCGTTTTTATCTTTTTTGGGATTTATTTATTTTTTATTTTATGGCAACCCATTTCTAAGGAACGAACGTATTGGCCAAGTGGAAGAGCATATTGTTGAATATAATGGTTCACTTGATAACATTGATGATATAGATGCTAGATGGTTATCTAGTAGAGGTGATTTTGATATTAATGTTGTTTATAAGGATGAACCAGAATTAACTTATGTTTATCTTTATTCTGGAGGCATAATTCTAGATTCAATATTTGATGGCGAACCTTTTAGATCTGGCGACCGCTTAGAAGAAGGGAAAAATGGTTCCATAGAAGAAGAGGGTAATAGTTAA
- a CDS encoding spore germination protein: MVVLRKWKQKRLHQKLNQTPKQPIQSFEELLALCNLSSDFEGLEHQSFSLYYFASIIKPEILHDEVLLSLTNHPDASLRELRNLIPIEKVELTNSFKALMASFMRGSIVIQSVRESGLFLIIPAEHAETRSVSLPEVEFSVVGPKEAFVESLQTNLNLVRKRLPIPELIVREYKVGDLSKTRTAILYLHGIADEQVVQTMTQRVQDIRFDQVVDSSFVAQLIADDSNSVFPQLIDTERPDRVASVLAEGKVVLLLDGSPHALTGPTSFVEFFSAFEDYFLPWPIASVFRLIRLFAILFSILSTALYVAVLTYHYEMIPTNLLNTLVSSRSGIPFSPVFEAIILELVIELLREAGARLPTKIGQTIGIVGGIVIGTAAVDAGLTSNILLIIVALTALASFTTPIYQMSNTIRLIRFPFILSAQWLGLLGVAACFALFLSHLLALTSLGKPYLTPIYPLRIADLKDSFFRLPFRLQSLRPASVGAQKRIRFKRIKEGNHLKKSDIEE; encoded by the coding sequence ATGGTCGTGCTTAGAAAATGGAAACAAAAGCGTCTGCATCAAAAGCTTAATCAAACGCCTAAGCAGCCTATACAATCCTTTGAAGAACTACTGGCGCTTTGTAACCTTTCTTCTGACTTTGAAGGTTTAGAGCATCAATCGTTCTCACTCTATTATTTTGCATCTATTATCAAGCCAGAAATTCTGCATGATGAAGTGCTACTGTCTCTAACCAATCACCCTGATGCATCTTTACGTGAACTAAGAAATCTCATCCCTATTGAAAAGGTTGAGTTAACTAACTCCTTTAAAGCTTTAATGGCATCATTTATGCGCGGATCCATTGTTATTCAGTCTGTACGTGAATCTGGATTGTTTCTTATTATTCCAGCTGAACATGCTGAGACGCGTTCAGTTAGCTTACCCGAAGTTGAATTCAGTGTGGTTGGACCAAAAGAGGCATTTGTTGAATCACTACAAACCAATCTAAACCTTGTCCGAAAACGATTGCCTATTCCTGAACTTATTGTTCGCGAGTATAAAGTGGGTGATTTAAGCAAAACGAGAACGGCTATCTTATACCTTCATGGAATTGCAGATGAGCAGGTTGTTCAAACAATGACTCAAAGAGTTCAAGATATTCGGTTTGACCAGGTTGTAGACAGTTCATTTGTTGCTCAACTTATCGCTGACGACTCAAACTCTGTTTTCCCACAGTTAATTGACACGGAGCGTCCGGACCGGGTGGCGTCTGTTCTTGCAGAAGGGAAGGTTGTTTTGCTACTAGATGGCTCCCCTCACGCGTTGACGGGTCCGACATCGTTTGTTGAGTTTTTCTCTGCGTTCGAGGATTATTTTTTACCTTGGCCAATCGCTTCTGTTTTTCGACTCATTCGCTTGTTTGCGATTTTATTTTCCATTCTCTCGACCGCTTTATACGTGGCTGTCTTAACGTATCATTATGAAATGATTCCAACGAACCTACTTAATACACTCGTTTCATCCAGAAGCGGAATCCCCTTTTCTCCAGTTTTTGAAGCCATTATCCTTGAACTCGTTATTGAGCTTTTAAGAGAAGCTGGCGCGCGCTTACCAACAAAAATCGGTCAAACGATTGGGATCGTAGGGGGGATTGTAATTGGGACGGCAGCCGTTGACGCTGGTTTAACAAGCAATATCCTGCTCATCATCGTAGCATTAACTGCGCTCGCATCCTTTACCACACCGATCTATCAAATGAGCAACACGATTCGACTGATACGCTTTCCATTTATTTTATCTGCTCAGTGGTTAGGTTTGTTAGGAGTAGCTGCCTGCTTCGCTCTTTTCTTGAGTCATCTACTAGCTTTGACCTCGCTCGGAAAGCCATATTTAACCCCTATCTATCCTTTACGCATTGCAGACTTAAAAGATTCATTTTTTCGACTGCCTTTTCGGTTACAATCACTACGCCCAGCAAGTGTGGGGGCGCAGAAACGAATAAGGTTTAAGCGAATAAAAGAAGGAAATCATTTAAAAAAATCTGACATTGAAGAATGA